From a single Rutidosis leptorrhynchoides isolate AG116_Rl617_1_P2 chromosome 5, CSIRO_AGI_Rlap_v1, whole genome shotgun sequence genomic region:
- the LOC139848966 gene encoding uncharacterized protein: MPPYELLYGRRCRTPICWVKVGQKKFGGTEVVLEMNQKIDVIRARLKAAQDRQKWYSEKNRRPIEFQVGNMMKLKVSPWKGVIRFQKRGKFAPWIIGPFKVLARVGEVSYRLELPEELARIHKTFHVSYLCKCLADDSMWVPLNEVTLNNKLEYVEEPITILDEKVKVIRNKRIRTYKVQWRHRKGSECT, from the coding sequence ATGCCGCCTTACGAACTGCTTTATGGTAGGAGAtgccgaaccccgatttgttgggtcaAGGTGGGTCAAAAGAAATTTGGGGGTACCGAGGTGGTTCTTGAGATGAACcaaaagattgatgtgattcgtgcTCGCCTcaaagcggcacaagatcgacaaaagtggTATTCGGAAAAGAATAGGCGACCAATTGAGTTCCAAGTAGGTAATATGATGAAGCTTAAGGTGtcgccatggaagggtgtgattcggttcCAAAAGCGGGGAAAGTTTGCTCCTTGGATTATCGGGCCTTTTAAAGTGTTGGCACGTGTGGGTGAAGTTTCCtatcgattagagttacccgaagagcttgccagAATCCATAAAACATTCCATGTATCCTATCTctgcaagtgtcttgcggatgactcgatgtGGGTTCCGTTGAACGAGGTTACTctaaacaacaaattagagtatgtagAAGAGCCGATTactattcttgatgaaaaggttaaggtgATTCGAAATAAGAGAATTCGAACTTACAAGGTGCAATGGCGTCACCGAAAGGGGTCCGAGTGTACATGA